The following is a genomic window from Oncorhynchus kisutch isolate 150728-3 linkage group LG6, Okis_V2, whole genome shotgun sequence.
TATCCTGTCTTCTGTCTCTGATGCTCTCTGAGTGAGGTTGAATGCAGTACACTGATTGTTGGTTGAATAAgccatattatatatattttgaatGAGTATGACTTACCCCTAGCTGGTACTGCAGCTGCTTGACTTGCTGCTGTAGGTTgtccagctgctgctgctgctgcagggtcTGCTGTCTCTTGGCTGAGCCTGCACTGTAAGACAGCTGGGATAGGCTGTTTAAGGCATCCTTTAACTTCCCCACCTCTCTCGACAGGTCATCAATCTGAGAAATatatgtggaaatatatatacaaCACAGGAAATTCACatgtttgactgcactgggcctttaagtgtTTCCTTTGCCAAACCAGGGAATTTGCTAGCTATTCATTACCATTGAACATTGTATAAAGCACTCTACCAACAGAAAGCAGTAAATAACAAACCTtcttattcttctctctctctgagctgacATGTTTCTCCACCAGTTTCTTCAGCTGAACGATTGCATCCTGGGCTTCTCTGAGCTTGGTGCTCAGAGTGTGGTTCTCCTTCTCCCTGCTGATGGCCAGCTCCTGCAGGGCCTCCCTctcactcctcccctccctcagtTCTTGCCACGCTGCAGCCGCCTCCAGAGCCATCTCATCCTGCTTCCTCAGGGCCCCCTGGAGGAGCTGCGTCAGGTTgccctcctccttctccaggCCCTCTCTCATCTGCTCGTGCTCCAGCCGTGATATAGAGTCATCCGGTGTGTGGTccttctccatggtcagtctgttcTGTAGGGTGTCCACCTGCAAGGTCCTCTGGGACAGCTGTTGTCTTAGAGCATCTGCCTGGGCCTCCAAGTCCTTGATGGCGCTGCCTAGAGAGGACACCATCTGGGTGTGGTCAGATAACGCTACTGACTCCTGAGCCTCAGCCTCCTGCTTCAGGAGGGCAATCTCCTCCAGAGAGGCTGAGTACTTGCTCTGTGTGTCGGCTAGCGATGCCTGCAGCTCCTCTACTCTGCTTCTCAGCATGGCCTGCTCCTTGTCTGGGGAGGCTATAGTGCTGCCAGGCTTAGACTTGACAGCCCGGATCTCCTCCAGATGGTTCCTGGTGGAGCTCAGTTCACTCTTGGCCTCACTGTAGGACTTGGATAGTTCCAGCAGGCGGCGCTGCAGCCCATCGATCACGCTCCCCAGCTCGCCTTTCATCTCCTCAAAGTCTGTAGCTGCAGCCTCCACGGGGACCGTCCCCCTCAGAGCCTCCTGCAGCATCCTGATCTCCTCCTGCGCCTCCTTGTACTGGACCACCAGCAGGCTCTTCTCCCGATCACCGCTGTCGTCTGCTGCCTTCAGCCTGGCCTCCTGCTCTCTGATCCGGCCTACATCActctccctctgctgctctgACTGGGCCAGCTGGGACCTCAGCTCTTTCACTTCCTGCTCCAGAGAGCTTCTCAGTCTCTGGAGCTCTTGCTCTGTCGTTTCActtcctccaccatctcctctttCAATATGTGCCATGAGGGCCAGCACCTCCTCTCTGGCCTGCTGgtgtttctcctgtgtctccgTCAGCTTGGCCTGGAGCTCTGCTAGACTCTCCAGCagcacctccccctccctccctgtcaccTCCCCCTGCTCAGGTTTGAGCATGGCATGGAGCGTGAGGTTCTCCTTCTGCGTCTCCTGCAGTTTGGAGTGGACTCTCCCTAGGGTCTCCCTCAGCAGTCGgatctcctcctcacctccctccttcccttgctccccactctcttcctcctcttgtcTCACAGAGGAGCTACTGAGCTCCAGGGCAGGCCCCTCAGACATGTCCTCCTCCGTCCCCTGGGGCTGGAGCAGGGACCCGCTGGGGGACTTGTGGGTGATGTGGTAGGAGGCATTAGAGTTCATACTGTTGGGGCGGGACGAGTCCTCGTGGCTAACCTCACCTCCCTGGGGTGACGGACGCTTCTACAGAGAGATGTAGATATAAGGAAATATGAGATGGGGAAAGATAAGTAAATGATATTTAGTTGATTATTTAGGATCTTATTAAGTGGATCTTTCTTAGGTAGAAGGCATAATTACAGTAAAAACCACACAGGGATATCACCATATTTCACCATATTGGGATATCTACGTCCCTGGAATGACAAGTTATATTGAGTATCTGGCTTACCTTGAGTATTTGGGCTAACTGCTGGTTCTCCAGAGACAGAGCTGTAATCTTGGCATGTAGGGCCACTACCAGAGCTGAGTCTGCCTTCCCACAGTCCTCTGCCTGTATCAACACAATTATACAGTTAACATACAATGGTTTGGACCACCAGGGAATATTATGTTAGGAGTTTGGGACATCTCATGAAACTTACATCACACTTCCATTAGTAATATCTGAGGTACATGTAGTAATATTAGTCAACATTTCAGACTGTGTTAAGTAAAGTAGTGCAGCGGGTGGTTAACTTGTACTGGTAACTGACTAGATTACAGTGTGGGTTTTTGAGCTGCTGTGCTGTGTAAATGgattctagagagagagaaatgggaccGAGAAAGCTAGTGGACTGGGATCAAAGCAGCGCAGGCCAGTGATATTAAAGGCCTGCGCTGTAGATGTAACTCGCCTTGGGCTCCTGCCCCGGCTCCGTCTCAGTCTGGCTTATAGTCACAGTCTGGTCCACAATCTGCTTCAGATTCTCAATGGTCTCCAGCAGCATGCACTTCTCCTCATGTagcttctccacctcctccctctgagACATGCCATGCAACTCCCCTTCCTGACAGAAAGAgataggagagggaaagaggaggggaagagggagatagagagcgagaaagaaagttatgcagggagggagggagagcgagtgagAAAGTTATTCAGGGAGGGAGATCGAGCGAGAAAGATAtgcagagagcgagcgagaaagatatgcagagagagagcgagagagagagcaaaaccaACATAAACAAAAGTTGGTGACAGAAAATAAAACATGATGGAAAACAACCAAATGAGAGGCCTAATGACTGATAAGAAATGTTCTTGATTGTAAGTGCATGTACCTTATAATTAAATATTTTAAATCCACAACTTTTACTGGAGACTGGAGTTTCATTTGGGGTCATGTACGCAGGAGAGTTGGGACTAGACATCTAGAAAGTTTGGAAACATGAATTACATTTCTTATGGTTTACTCCTGCATTCTGCACCATAGACACAGTAATTACTATCTATACATACAaatacactcacacagacagaaaaACAACACTAATGCAGCATTGAATTCAAGAGTCCTTGAATAAAAGCAGCAGGGTGAGGCTCCGAAAAAAACACAGGAATTCAAACAGAACCTGACAAGGTAAACACATATTATAACGTTTAAGAACTTCATTATGAGTAAAATGGTACCTGACACAAGCAGGGCTGAGGACCATTCAAAAGGGACCCAAAAAGGAAGACACCAGACagaagggagacagacagaccaaaaacagacaggcagaccaacagacagaccgaccaacatgatgacagacagacatagacatgCCTTTACCTGCACAGGGCTAATGGGAGGTGGAGGTGCTTTTCGTTTTTTGGGAGTTGTGCTTCGATCGCCACCTAACCTAGCCACTTGATCATGCTGAggtgtgagtgaaggagtggGAATAAAGAGAAGAACAAAAACAGAAGAACGATCCAGCAGTTTTTAGTTAGGTTAGTTAGTGAAAGAGAAGAATCATCAAACATTTGGAGAATTTGTGATCAAAGAGAAGGTATTTATCGAGGAGTAACAAGGCCGTGGAGATGTATCTGTTTAGCTAAGGTGTTATATTCGTGCTCATACATGCTGCTTGAGGTGCATTTCAAAATGAGTCATTACGTAAAAGAAACATAAGGTTTAAACAAAGCTATCCTCTCATTAAAGATAAGGTTGTCAAtgatgacactacagtggaaaGAGGTTGGTTTGACTGTCTAATGTGTACTATTCATTCTGATTAGACTAATAGGTGTAATTTATCATGTTGATATCAAGTTAAATGTGTGTAGGTTCAATGATTAGGAAAAACTGGATGCAGTTGTGAAGCTTGGAAGAAGATAGAAAGATTGCACAAGCTGACCTAACTTACCTGAGGAGATTTGGGGGACTTTGGGGTGTCTGTgtatagggaggagagaggggaagaacaaCATTCAAGACACAGCCTGAAGATGGCAGTGTTGGATAAATTCTGCATGACAGGCCAACTGAAAAGTTGCATTTCAAAGCTTGACCACAAGGAGGTCAGTGATGTATCTGGGTCGATTATGGAGGAAAGGAAAGAAAAGCCTGAAGTTCTTCTAGTCGAAGCATCTCTCTTTTTATAACTTCATAGAGTGA
Proteins encoded in this region:
- the LOC109892469 gene encoding ankycorbin isoform X1; this translates as MKSFKAKFRKSDAHEWSKNDERLMAAVEHGEVEKVASLLTKKGASAFKLDSEGKSALHVAATRGQTECLAVMLAHGADTSVIDASGFSALHLAAKNNHQECAKKLIQSKCVLDTLDCSGKTALHHAAASGNIVIVQTLCERKCPVNVRDMDGLSPLLLSARHAHADVCSSLLDWGADVNACDKNGRTAVMLASESSSMSVVEVLVQRGAVLQAVDSLGHDVLHYAKLSGSSEIRAVLTAELHSAHSDSDTPKSPKSPQHDQVARLGGDRSTTPKKRKAPPPPISPVQMSSPNSPAYMTPNETPVSSKSCGFKIFNYKEGELHGMSQREEVEKLHEEKCMLLETIENLKQIVDQTVTISQTETEPGQEPKAEDCGKADSALVVALHAKITALSLENQQLAQILKKRPSPQGGEVSHEDSSRPNSMNSNASYHITHKSPSGSLLQPQGTEEDMSEGPALELSSSSVRQEEEESGEQGKEGGEEEIRLLRETLGRVHSKLQETQKENLTLHAMLKPEQGEVTGREGEVLLESLAELQAKLTETQEKHQQAREEVLALMAHIERGDGGGSETTEQELQRLRSSLEQEVKELRSQLAQSEQQRESDVGRIREQEARLKAADDSGDREKSLLVVQYKEAQEEIRMLQEALRGTVPVEAAATDFEEMKGELGSVIDGLQRRLLELSKSYSEAKSELSSTRNHLEEIRAVKSKPGSTIASPDKEQAMLRSRVEELQASLADTQSKYSASLEEIALLKQEAEAQESVALSDHTQMVSSLGSAIKDLEAQADALRQQLSQRTLQVDTLQNRLTMEKDHTPDDSISRLEHEQMREGLEKEEGNLTQLLQGALRKQDEMALEAAAAWQELREGRSEREALQELAISREKENHTLSTKLREAQDAIVQLKKLVEKHVSSEREKNKKIDDLSREVGKLKDALNSLSQLSYSAGSAKRQQTLQQQQQLDNLQQQVKQLQYQLGESKRQHHEIVSVYRMHLLYAVQGQMDEDVQKALKQILMMCKMPTEAKLSV
- the LOC109892469 gene encoding ankycorbin isoform X3 → MKSFKAKFRKSDAHEWSKNDERLMAAVEHGEVEKVASLLTKKGASAFKLDSEGKSALHVAATRGQTECLAVMLAHGADTSVIDASGFSALHLAAKNNHQECAKKLIQSKCVLDTLDCSGKTALHHAAASGNIVIVQTLCERKCPVNVRDMDGLSPLLLSARHAHADVCSSLLDWGADVNACDKNGRTAVMLASESSSMSVVEVLVQRGAVLQAVDSLGHDVLHYAKLSGSSEIRAVLTAELHSAHSDSDTPKSPKSPQMSSPNSPAYMTPNETPVSSKSCGFKIFNYKEGELHGMSQREEVEKLHEEKCMLLETIENLKQIVDQTVTISQTETEPGQEPKAEDCGKADSALVVALHAKITALSLENQQLAQILKKRPSPQGGEVSHEDSSRPNSMNSNASYHITHKSPSGSLLQPQGTEEDMSEGPALELSSSSVRQEEEESGEQGKEGGEEEIRLLRETLGRVHSKLQETQKENLTLHAMLKPEQGEVTGREGEVLLESLAELQAKLTETQEKHQQAREEVLALMAHIERGDGGGSETTEQELQRLRSSLEQEVKELRSQLAQSEQQRESDVGRIREQEARLKAADDSGDREKSLLVVQYKEAQEEIRMLQEALRGTVPVEAAATDFEEMKGELGSVIDGLQRRLLELSKSYSEAKSELSSTRNHLEEIRAVKSKPGSTIASPDKEQAMLRSRVEELQASLADTQSKYSASLEEIALLKQEAEAQESVALSDHTQMVSSLGSAIKDLEAQADALRQQLSQRTLQVDTLQNRLTMEKDHTPDDSISRLEHEQMREGLEKEEGNLTQLLQGALRKQDEMALEAAAAWQELREGRSEREALQELAISREKENHTLSTKLREAQDAIVQLKKLVEKHVSSEREKNKKIDDLSREVGKLKDALNSLSQLSYSAGSAKRQQTLQQQQQLDNLQQQVKQLQYQLGESKRQHHEIVSVYRMHLLYAVQGQMDEDVQKALKQILMMCKMPTEAKLSV
- the LOC109892469 gene encoding ankycorbin isoform X2; amino-acid sequence: MAAVEHGEVEKVASLLTKKGASAFKLDSEGKSALHVAATRGQTECLAVMLAHGADTSVIDASGFSALHLAAKNNHQECAKKLIQSKCVLDTLDCSGKTALHHAAASGNIVIVQTLCERKCPVNVRDMDGLSPLLLSARHAHADVCSSLLDWGADVNACDKNGRTAVMLASESSSMSVVEVLVQRGAVLQAVDSLGHDVLHYAKLSGSSEIRAVLTAELHSAHSDSDTPKSPKSPQHDQVARLGGDRSTTPKKRKAPPPPISPVQMSSPNSPAYMTPNETPVSSKSCGFKIFNYKEGELHGMSQREEVEKLHEEKCMLLETIENLKQIVDQTVTISQTETEPGQEPKAEDCGKADSALVVALHAKITALSLENQQLAQILKKRPSPQGGEVSHEDSSRPNSMNSNASYHITHKSPSGSLLQPQGTEEDMSEGPALELSSSSVRQEEEESGEQGKEGGEEEIRLLRETLGRVHSKLQETQKENLTLHAMLKPEQGEVTGREGEVLLESLAELQAKLTETQEKHQQAREEVLALMAHIERGDGGGSETTEQELQRLRSSLEQEVKELRSQLAQSEQQRESDVGRIREQEARLKAADDSGDREKSLLVVQYKEAQEEIRMLQEALRGTVPVEAAATDFEEMKGELGSVIDGLQRRLLELSKSYSEAKSELSSTRNHLEEIRAVKSKPGSTIASPDKEQAMLRSRVEELQASLADTQSKYSASLEEIALLKQEAEAQESVALSDHTQMVSSLGSAIKDLEAQADALRQQLSQRTLQVDTLQNRLTMEKDHTPDDSISRLEHEQMREGLEKEEGNLTQLLQGALRKQDEMALEAAAAWQELREGRSEREALQELAISREKENHTLSTKLREAQDAIVQLKKLVEKHVSSEREKNKKIDDLSREVGKLKDALNSLSQLSYSAGSAKRQQTLQQQQQLDNLQQQVKQLQYQLGESKRQHHEIVSVYRMHLLYAVQGQMDEDVQKALKQILMMCKMPTEAKLSV